The Ovis aries strain OAR_USU_Benz2616 breed Rambouillet chromosome 2, ARS-UI_Ramb_v3.0, whole genome shotgun sequence nucleotide sequence CTGCTTCATGCCTTTGCTATGATGCTCTCTTTTTTTTCCGTGAGTTCTTCCCTGACCTTACCATATATAGAACTGAAGTTTACCCCTTTCCCTGAGCACTCTCTATACCCTTTTTCTGCGGTACTTTTCACTCTAGTCTTTAATGAACATTTGACTTGCTATGTATTTATATGCTTGTTGATTCTTTGTTTTCCCATGTGAGTATAAACTTCATGAAGACGGGAAGGGTATTCATTTTTCGTCATAGCCTAATTCATgataagcatttaataaatgcttgttgaaataaatgaatgtagAGTTACTattgaattcattttaaaaaagcagatgtTAGACTAATTTATATAATCCTAGAGAATTATGATTTTTGAGGCAAGTTTAATGTGATTGCTCCAAACAGCAATTGATTTTCTACCAAAACAGTTTGCTTACagagtgcttttaaaaatttacatcttAGGAATCAATACTCCTGGTTTATGAGTTGTGTTATGTAAGTGGGCAGTCTCTCTTTGATAGATTTGCACACTTACCTGCCTTTTTCACCTATCTCTGTAGATATGAATGCCACAATACGAAGGATTGACCAGTTAACCAACATCTTGGCCCCGATGGCTGTCGGCCAGATTATGACATTTGGCTCTGCAGTCATTGGCTGTGGTTTCATTTCGGCATGGAATTTGGTATCCATGTGTGTGGAATACTTTCTGCTCTGGAAAGTTTACCAGAAAACCCCTGCTTTAGCTGTGAAGGCTCCTCCTAAAGAGGAAACTGAGTTGAAACGGCTGAATTTATACAAAGGTAAACTCAACAAAATGTTCAGTCCCTTTATTTTGATCTTACTTTGATTTTATTTGCAGATCTTATATGTTGGTTGAGAccaaaataattctgaatttATGTCAGGTTTAGTTACTAATGATGGCCTGCTTGAGGTTAACTATATCAACATGGTAATAAGTTAAAACCCAGTCTTTTGAGGATCTGTGGAACAAATCTGGGTTGAACCTCAAGGGGTTGGAGTGGGACCTCTGGCCCTTTTTCTTAATGTGAATAGCAGGCACAGAGGAGCAATTAACTGAGGGCTGGGCAAAGTTGAGCATGGTAATGAGAAGAACACtgggggaaagagaagaggattCCTAGAAGTCTGTAAAGAGGGGAGCTGCTTGCCATTTGTGGGACAGTGGGAGAGAGTGAGGATATGAGGGTGGGCATTTttcaagaagagaagaggaagttaGGCTTCTGAGCAAATGGAATCTTAAATGGGCCCCAGAAATAAGGTTGTGTATTTTTCTCAGACAGTTATTATATTTTATCTGTTAAGTTTTCCTGCTGTTTACTTTGGTGGGATTATAATTTCTGAGAGAGagggggaatggggaggggagaagTGTCAATAGTATTTTGTTTATAACGTAAATACTTGGAGTTTATTCCTTGGCTGAAATCCTTAGATGAgtcaaagaaaatacatattatattgtAGTAGCTGAGGGTGTCCATGGGTGATGCCCTCCATAGGTGAGGGAATGGGGAGAAGAAAATTACTGAGTAAGGTAGTTAGCTTTTTCTTTCATGTCCCCTCCCTCAAATAATAATGTCTTTTATTAACAGAATCTGAGCCAAAACCCCTGGAGGGAACTCATCTAATGGGTGAGAAAGACCCTGACATCCATGAACTTGAACATGAGCAAGAGCCAAGCTGTGCCTCCCAGATGGCTGAGCCCTTCCGCACTTTCCGAGACGGATGGGTCTCCTATTACAACCAGTCTGTGTTTCTGGCGGGCATGGGTCTTGCTTTCCTCTATATGACTGTCCTGGGCTTCGACTGCATCACTACAGGGTACGCCTACACTCAGGGGCTGAGCGGGTCCATCCTCAGTATTTTGATGGGAGCGTCAGCCATAACTGGAATAATGGGAACTGTGGCCTTTACATGGCTGCGTCGAAGATGTGGCCTGGTTCGGACTGGTCTGATCTCAGGACTCGCACAGCTTTCCTGTTTGATTTTGTGTGTGATCTCCGTCTTCATGCCTGGAAGCCCCTTGGACTTGTCTGTTTCACCTTTTGAAGATATCCGTACTAGGTTCATTCAAACAGAACCACTTTCAGTTACACCTACAAAAATATCTGAAATCATCTCTACAACTGATATGCACATGTCAAACGGGTCTGTTCCTGCTAGTATTGTCCCAGAGATGAGTTCTAAATCCGTGCCTATAATCTCTGTCAGCCTGCTGTTTGCAGGCGTCATTGCTGCTAGAATCGGTAAGAAGTCTCCTTTTGTATACTGATGAATTAAAGTGTCTTTTTGCAATGGAGGTTCAGATAACTTAGCTGAAATTGGGctaaaatatttcctgaatgTTAATTTAAGCAAAGTCTACTTATTCTTATGTATAATCCAGtcatttattatgaaaatttaacTTTATAGTTTGAAATAACCTGCATTTTGTagagtgtgtatgtatatatactttccTAAAACATGGTTAGGGCTTGAAGCTTCTTACTGAATGgatatctttctcttttaatgTAATCTAGTTAATCTTAAAAAAGATATtatcaataataattataattttagtaatttagagccattttattattataactcTACCAAAAGGACTGTAACTTAGCAAATAGTTCAAtgcaataaagttaaaaaaaagtggggtttaaattttaaaaaataagacacaatAGTTAGAGAAAAATCCTTCAGAGGTCTTCTCTAGCTGATGTTTCTTTGTTGTATACTTTGCCAAACAAATGATTTTTATAGCCCTGAAAGGAAGCATAATGTAAAAACCTCTTATAAGGGAAAGTTTAAGTAATCATTAATAGACTACTGATGAATTATCTCTGTCTGAATTCATTCTTGAAATGAAACCATATTTATCTTGTGATACAAAGCAGTTCATTAATTTATCAAGGATATTAATATTAAAGCAAGACAGCTTTATTGTAGGGGCTTTAGGACTGAAGCAGTAAATGTATTAATGGCTTAAAGTTTCCTTACACTTTAAACCTAACAATATGTTAGGTCCgttcattttaaactttaaaaatactagtAATTATAATAGGATTTATTATGTCTCTGATTTCAGAGTTTTGCTTTCAGAGTATGAATAATCACAGAAAAGAATTATTTCTTATGGCTGTAAAAACAATTTCTTGAAACCAGTAATAACACagtatttattaatgaaaaataattctctAAAATTCAGCTATGATAAATATACATATGGTGACTTTAAGGTAATCGTGTTAAGTGTGTATTTTGTATATGTCAACAGATATTTATCTGGgtcaggagggaggtgggaggggggttcatgtttgggaacgcatgtaagaattaaagattttaaaattaaaaaaaaaacatatttagtgTATAGTTCTGAAATGTATGGCTCTAAGTTAAAATTAAGTTTCTAAAAATACCTTTTCTTTTAGGTCTTTGGTCCTTTGATTTAACTGTGACACAGTTGCTGCAAGAAAATGTTGCTGAATCTGAAAGAGGCATTATAAACGGTGTGCAGAACTCCATGAACTATCTTCTCGATCTTCTGCATTTCATCATGGTCATCCTGGCTCCGAATCCTGAAGCTTTTGGCTTGCTCGTGTTGATTTCAGTCTCCTTTGTGGCAATGGGCCACATCATGTATTTCCGATTTGCCCAGAAAACCCTGGGCTCCCAGCTTTTTGCCTGTGGTCGTGATGATCAAGAAGTTACAGATGCAGATCAAGCTAACACTTCTGACGTGTGAGACAGTTCGGCTGTTGCCGCCCCTGTTACTAGGTTATGTAGAGCTCATGTGCATATTTTGTTCTTCAGAATTCCAATAAATTGCTGGGTGTCTCTCTCTGGTTTTACCATAGCTATGCCTTGAGGGCCAAAAGCTAGTTAGGAAACAAGCCAAGAGAAATGAGCTGGTTAATTTCCCTTCTATTtaaggataggaaaaaaaaaaaatagagaaagagaaattcagttGAAATACAGAGACTAGAATAGTAACACTGATTTTCCCTATTTCTCATACGAGTGTAAAATTTTCCAGAGAAGAGTGACTAGTCAGGTGAATTAAGTGATTTCTTGGCAGATATTTATTATCTGCACTCGAATTCAGATATGTCAGGTTGCCCTAACACTCTTGTTCAAGtctaattaatttactttttaaaatatctgattctcaattatattataaaaacaaattctCTTCCAAGTTTGAAAATTAAAGTTTGATAACCAGTATTATCCTTGTTGGTCCTGTTGCTATTAAGGGATTGACATATATGTGGAGACATTAAATACGTAACTAGAATTCTTTAATAGGGTTTATGGTTTACCTTTAGAGAGCACCTTTGTATTTTTCTTGTCAGCTAGGGCAAAATATTGTATTACGCATATGTAGCACTTCATAAAATGGCTTATTGTGACAGCTACAGGCAAAAGCAAAGCTATAGGGTAGATTCATAATACGGTGAAGGCATGAGGACTGCAAACGTGCCAGCAGTTTGGCCACAGAAGCTAGAAGTTAAAAGTCACACGAAGGTCAAGATCTGTACTTAACTCATGCCACTATCTTTCATGATCTCCGTCTTGGAACATGAGGGAGTTGGCCAGTTAAATGTAGAAAGCAGGCCCAAACTTggaaaggttttgtttttataaatcatTTGATTTACTTTTAACATGCTCGGTAGAACATTTGTACTTTTACTGTTTTGTGCCCAGGAGTTATTTTTACCTAGTCGTAGAGCAAAACTGTTCATAAATGTATCCCTTTCAAATGTCTGTGaggaaaatggagggaaaaaaatccttttttatatatattttttcacaacTGTTTTGCAAGTCATTTTGCAGCATGCCAATACCAGCGGCATACTTTGCCTTAACCATTCATGCACTTTCTTGGAGACGGCAATACATTGCGCtgagcactttctttttttcttgaggtttaatctgtttcttctttctacaGTATGATGCAATGATTTGCTATGTTGTAAaatctttgtaaaatatttctatataaaaacatttaaaaaaatcttggctTCTTTTTTCTGAGTTGCGTTCCCTTGTTGTTTAATATTGCTTTCGTTAAACAGAACATCTGTTTTAGATAGCATCTGTTTCTAAAGATCTATAATGTTATAATAATTCACAATTTTAAGTGTTATCTCCCTGGTTATATGTCTAGTTTATGGTGGCTTGGATAACAGTATAGTAAACATGAGCCCCAGAACTCATTCTTTGACCTTGAAGAAGTCACTTTAAGCTCTCTTGaattctattttctcttctgtaaattgGAAGTGTTGTTATAAAACCAGCTATACCTACATCACAGTTTCCCTGAATGAGTCAAGTAAGGTACTTCTTGTAGAAGCGCTTTGTGGACTATACGACAAGGTAGTATTAATAGTATTACTAGAAGTCAGGTCTAACTAATAACAGAGAGTTAGATTCCTGTTGAGAGGCCAGAGAGAGTAGAGCCACATTCTGTATTCAGCAAATGTTAACTAAACAACCAATCTGTGTCCCAGACTGATTGGTCTTGGAGATACAGATTTGACTCAAAACATGGTTGATCAGAgactccttttcttttccccccaaGTTGGGAGCTTGAGGACTTTTGGCATCACCCATAATTACTGATCAGCTGCTGACTTCTGAGTAGACAGTAgacgcttctgttaggtctggcTGCTGTCTTGAACAGATTATCCACTTCTTCCCGCAGGGGTCGAGCTAGGGTTGGAGGTCTGCCCTGAGCGTTTGTAGCTGTAATTGAAGGCCTGTGACcttgtgaaatgagtacaaccaTCTTAGCAAAGGAAGGTCCCTTCTCTTAATGTGGGCATTTTGCCAGACTGTGGGCCTGGTGAGAGAGGCCCTGTGTGAGAGGAAGGAAAGTGGAGTTAGTTAACAGAAATGTTGATAGCTGCTGCCCTTATCTTTGCAGAGCGTTGctcagagcaggaggagaagggaaagggaggaaaCTCACTGCTGGACAAGGTAGCCTTTGCTGGGTACTGCCCCAGGCATACTAGGGCTGGGTAGATGATGTGTGTCATTTTGGGTATGTTTCTAACTAGGGAGACAAACTCAGATACCTACAGGGTCAATAGGTAATACAAATGAGTGAAATGAACAGTCTTACATTTAACATGTAATTGCATTTCACAAGAGTATCAATTTGTTCCCACTTAaattattaccttttttttttcttcttaattctggctccatcagtaaagaatctgctggcaattcaggagacgcaggtttgatccctgggtcaagaagatccccctaagaatgaaatggcaattcattccagtattgttgcctgggaagtcccacagacagaggagcctggtgggccacagtccatgggggtctcaagagtcgaacacaatttagtgactaaaccacataCCACCACAATTCCCATGCAGGCTTCTTGTGGTTATTAAAATTGATTCTTTCCACATAGACCTCCTTTGCATAGGAAAAACTATTCATTTCCTGAAGAAATATGcctattcttactttttttcttgggGCATCTGGCTTCCTTGATATTCCTTTCATTTCCTGCCCCCCTGAcccatttaaagaaagaaaagggtatAAGTAGGAAATAACTTTCCTGTTCACCCTAAGAAAAAACAATATAAGAGGGGAGCTAACCCCCTGAACGTGCTTTTGGGGAGGTCACAGGGTATGCAAGCTGGCGAGCACATAACCAGGATAAAGGAACAGCCAAGCAACATGGCATGTGAGCCTCTCTAGTCATACCTTTTATCTTTCAAGAGAAGCTGGGATTCTGAAATTTTGTGTCATATCTCCAAATCCTTCAGTTCTGGcaattaatttgaaaatacatataCCTGTAGGCTACTGAAGATCCACCCATGGGgtgccattttaaaaatttttctttaagagaaTAGTTGTTTGCAAGAGAATGGTATTTGAAAAATGTATAGATAAAAGGAGGTATATATACAAAATTGGTGGAGCACAAAGAACAAGAATGAACTTGGCAAACAATGGTGAAAAACATTAAGAGATTAGGCATCCTTTGTTAGAGATCATTTAAGATCAAATAATCTATGCATTTGTTACCTGCCATATTGATGTCAGAATTCTGCCCCCTGTCCCTTATTCCATGTGTTGTTTATACAGCTGTGTTAAAGGACAATGacgatttaatttaaaaatacttttaaagtttGTCTTAAGTATAAACATAACATGctactgttttaaaaaagaaaaaacacagactTTATTCAATTCCTCTCCTCCTACCCTGCTCCTCAAATCCTCAGTACCCACTGTGAACAGTTTAGTGTATACTTCCacagaattttttaatgaaagtttcaaaaataatttgttatatCATTTGGTTTATTCACCAAGATTGTATCATTCTGTCTGTTGCTTGATCAGTCAATCAATGTATATTCCCCCTCCCCCTCAAATTCGGAGGGCTCTATTAAAGTCATGTTTGCATTAAGGGTGTTAATATAGTaattagaaactttaaaaagtgaCATAGGTATACAAATTTCCAAGTCTAAATTTATTGTCATTGAAAAGTAGATTTAGTCTGATATTTCTTTCAGCAAGACAAAAGACCACTGAGTTTTACCTTTTTCTCCTCAAATGACACTTACTTGAAATTCTTTTACTTCAGTTAAGCATTGCTTTTCCATGTATAatgtctcctttttttctcttgatcCACCATTCAGAGTAATCTTTGCTATCAGAACAGTTTTGTTTTACAAGATAGCAATTCAAGAATAGAGTTGAAATGTTAGAACCTTGTGACAACACATATACTTTTATTACAAACAAGTCTGAACTGGTTACATTTAGTCACACTTTGAAAGCTAAGCAAATTTTATCCCTTATATAGGTACTTGTTTACATTTTCCAAGTCCAAAAGAGAGCAAGTATTTTATCTAAAGAATGGACAAATGAGAGGTGCAAAGTTCAAGTACTTTTTTCCAGTTCTTCACCCTAAGTTCTCTGTAAGTTATTACATATCTATCTTCCTGTTTGAACATTTTCCTTATTGCATTTCACTAGGATAAAAGTGCATTGCAAACTTCTTGAAATAGTTACTTTCAAAAATTGTCTTAGAAAGTGGTTGTCCTTAACTTATGTATGCAGTTGTGGTGATGATAAtgcaaaaataattaaacagatTGAAGATGCAAGaagatgaatatattttataataactaaaacacttcaggagaaatagatgttttgaagAACTAATTTTCAAAGACCTTACGATAAATGATCCCTAATGAACAGGACATGGTCACATAGTAAAGCATACATAAAGGAATATTTGAgcttaatgtatatatattctaaaaaCAAGGTTGTCCTatgatagatttatttttatttagtactATGTATTGACCaaatatatacatagtatatattttCTGTTAATTCTAAGTTGTTTAAATAAAAGACACCACGGtggaaaggaaataatatttaacatCTGTATTTGtcagcattttattcatttaatcctcaccataaCTCAGTGGAGAAGGTATTATTATCtgtgttttatagatgaggaaactgagtcgtAGGGTGTCATGCACTTATATAGTTAAGTGTAGAATAGAACCTAAAATCATTTCTGTCTGTCTCCAAAGGCTGTCTTCCTTGTTTCATAACACAACTCcagcatgttttttcttttttctaatgggAAAGGTCAGAAAATCCTAAGGGGGTCTATTTATTTATGGCAAACATTTCAACTTACATAGTGCAGTGAGTGTAACTATGTTAACTGACTCATTGAACATGAGAATTTCTAATTGTTTTTCCAGACAGCTCAAGCTTTTCCAGTCATAACTGTCCCCTGTTTTAAATGTCTTTGTTGGTCCTTGTGCAGTGCTTACAATACTTTGGGACTTTCTTAATACCTATAGAAGGTGGAATGCAGAAATAGTTAGGAGTGgcggagagacctgggttcagatttTGGCCTGGCTAGTAATTAGTGATTACTAGCTTCTGTGCTCTGGGAATGTTGTCAAACTTCCCTGAACTTCTGCTCTTCATTCACATAATGAGAATATTAATACCTAACATACAGAGGATTAGAACTCTTAATAAAGTACCAAATACATGCCCCAAAGTGTTTCTTAAATTCATATGAGGAATAATTAAGGATATTTTCTGTTTCAACATATTTATTGTTACATGTATTATCCTTATGCAAAGTGTCATGTTGGAAGAACTATTTAGTTAAATATacctgttaatttttttcttcaaatgtgacatttttttttcatagtaggAGTCTACAAAGAGATTTGTTTAAAATAGAGAAACTAAATTGTTtactttctgttctttggaaaaCAGCTGAAATTTCTACTGTAGTCATTATAAAGAACCTCTATGgtgaaaaaggaggaaaattttcatcactgttttttacttttactaaagtatagatgatttacaatatagtattagtttcaggtgtgcaacacaGTGATTCAAGATTTTTATAGATTAGACTCCATTTGAAGTTGTCATTAAggtattggctatattctctgttGTATACTACATCCTCatatattatttactttattcatAGTGGTTTGTACCTCTTTAATCCTCTAATGTCATCTTGCCTCTCCCCTCATTTCTGTTCCTACTggaaaccactagtttgttttctatatctgtgagtctgtttctgtttggttatatttgtgtattccttttattttttagattccacataaaagtgaaagcatacagtatttgcccttctctgtctgatttatttcactaagcataataccctccaggtccatccatgttgtgacaaatggcaaaattcattctttttatgacaaTATTCCATGGCGTATAccacctctttatccattcatctattgacgGAACTTAAGTTGCTTCCTTATTGtggttggctattgtaaataatgctgctgtgaatatcagggtaacttttcaaattagtgctttctttttctttgaatatatacccaggggcataaacagttcatacaattctatgtcagaaaaacaaacaacctgattaaaaaatgggcagaagacctaaatagtcATTTTTCCAAAAAGGACACAAAGATGGTCaaacaaacacatgcaaagatgcactacattgctaattatcagggaaatgccaatcaaaactacaataaggtatcacctcacacttgtcaggaAGGTTAttgtcaaaaagacaacaaataacaaaggttggtaaggatgtggagaaaaaggaaccgtTGTAccttgttggtaggaatgtagattggtgcagccattaaggagaacagtatggaggttctgcacaaaacaaaaaacagatctaccatatgatctggcaatttcactcctaggtatacgctgctgctgctaagtcgcttcagtcatgtccgactctgtgcgaccccatagactgtagcccaccaggctcccccgtccctgggattctccaggcaagaacactggagtgggttgccattgccttctccaatgcatcaaagtgaaaagtgaaagtgaagttgctcagtcgtgtccgaccctcagcgaccccatggactgcagccttccaggctcctccatccatgggattttccaggcaagagtactggagtgggatgccactgccttctccatcctcGGTATATATCTAACATCATTTCCGAGACTTCTAGGTAGTGATCCGTAAAAGAAAAGGTTAGAGGAAAAGATGGAGAGAAGAAGGAGTGAAGGGTATTGGGGAGAGTAGGGAGGGAATTCACAGCCCACGTTGTTAGTCAATGATAGATAGCAAACAGAGTAGTACATCTATTTATCCAATCTACTCCTCAAACATGGAGAGGTAACTACAGGAAAAATGCAGAGACAGAGccgaagcaaaaacaacacccagctctggatgtgactggtgatggaagcaaggtccaatgctataaagagcaatattgcataggaagctggaaggTTAGGTCCCTAAAAAAGGTAagtaggaagtggtcaaacaggagatggcaagagtgaacgttgacattctaggaatcagagaactaagatggactggaatgggtgaatttaactcagatgaccattatatctactactgtgggcaggaatcccttagaagaaacagagtagccatcatagtcaacaaaagagtatgaaatgcactacttggatgcaatctcaaaaatgacagaatgatctctgtttgttttcaaggcaaaccattcaatatcacagtaatccaagtgtatgccccgaccagtaatgctgaagaagctgaaggtgaacagttctatgaagacctacaagaccttctagaactaacaccgaaaaaagatgtccctttcactataggggactggaatgcaaaagtaggaagtcaagaaacacctggcaaatttggctttggagtacagaatgaagcaaggcaagggctaatagagttttgccaagagaatgagctggtcatagcaaacaccctgtccCAACAACACAAacaaagactctacacatggataacaccagatggtcaactctgaaatcaggttgattatattctttgcagccaaagatggagaagctctatacagtcagcataaacaagaccaggagctgactgtggctcagatcatgaactccttattgccaaattcagacttcaactgaagaaagtagggaaaaccactaaaccactcaggtatgacctaaatcaaatc carries:
- the SLC40A1 gene encoding solute carrier family 40 member 1, producing MTRTREQSRQGGCCGSLANYLTSAKFLLYLGHSLSTWGDRMWHFAVSVFLVELYGNSLLLTAVYGLVVAGSVLVLGAIIGDWVDKNARLKVAQTSLVIQNVSVILCGVILMMVFLHKNELLTMYHGWVLTSCYILIITIANIANLASTATAITIQRDWIVVVAGEDRGRLADMNATIRRIDQLTNILAPMAVGQIMTFGSAVIGCGFISAWNLVSMCVEYFLLWKVYQKTPALAVKAPPKEETELKRLNLYKESEPKPLEGTHLMGEKDPDIHELEHEQEPSCASQMAEPFRTFRDGWVSYYNQSVFLAGMGLAFLYMTVLGFDCITTGYAYTQGLSGSILSILMGASAITGIMGTVAFTWLRRRCGLVRTGLISGLAQLSCLILCVISVFMPGSPLDLSVSPFEDIRTRFIQTEPLSVTPTKISEIISTTDMHMSNGSVPASIVPEMSSKSVPIISVSLLFAGVIAARIGLWSFDLTVTQLLQENVAESERGIINGVQNSMNYLLDLLHFIMVILAPNPEAFGLLVLISVSFVAMGHIMYFRFAQKTLGSQLFACGRDDQEVTDADQANTSDV